A part of Paramisgurnus dabryanus chromosome 15, PD_genome_1.1, whole genome shotgun sequence genomic DNA contains:
- the gsk3ba gene encoding glycogen synthase kinase-3 beta isoform X2 gives MSGRPRTTSFAESCKPVPQPSAFGSMKVSRDKDGGKVTTVVATPGQGPDRPQEVSYTDTKVIGNGSFGVVYQAKLCDSGEMVAIKKVLQDKRFKNRELQIMRKLDHCNIVRLRYFFYSSGDKKDEVYLNLVLDYVPETVYRVARHYSRAKQTLPMVYVKLYMYQLFRSLAYIHSFGICHRDIKPQNLLLDPETAVLKLCDFGSAKQLVRGEPNVSYICSRYYRAPELIFGATDYTSSIDVWSAGCVLAELLLGQPIFPGDSGVDQLVEIIKVLGTPTREQIREMNPNYTEFKFPQIKAHPWTKVFRPRTPPEAIALCSRLLEYTPTARLTPLEACAHSFFDELRDPNVKLPNGREKPSLFNFTTQELSSNPSLASILIPAHARNQAGASTPTNASANSDANSGDRGQTTTAASASASNSST, from the exons GAGATAAAGATGGCGGTAAGGTGACCACAGTAGTGGCAACCCCAGGACAAGGACCTGACCGACCACAGGAGGTCAGCTACACTGACACTAAGGTCATCGGTAATGGCTCTTTTGGTGTGGTGTATCAGGCAAAGCTTTGTGACTCAGGGGAAATGGTGGCCATTAAGAAAGTCCTTCAGGACAAGCGATTTAAG AACCGCGAGCTGCAGATCATGAGAAAATTAGACCACTGCAACATTGTGCGTCTGCGTTATTTCTTCTACTCCAGTGGAGATAAG AAAGATGAGGTCTATCTGAACCTGGTTTTGGACTACGTCCCTGAGACGGTGTACAGAGTGGCGAGACACTACAGCCGTGCTAAGCAGACCCTTCCTATGGTTTATGTGaag TTGTATATGTACCAGCTCTTCAGGAGCTTGGCCTACATTCATTCCTTCGGGATCTGCCATCGTGACATAAAACCCCAGAACCTTTTGCTGGATCCAGAGACGGCTGTGCTTAAACTTTGTGACTTTGGCAG TGCTAAGCAGTTAGTTCGTGGAGAACCCAATGTTTCTTACATCTGCTCACGGTACTACAGAGCCCCTGAGCTCATCTTTGGAGCGACTGACTACACCTCCAGCATAG ACGTTTGGTCAGCTGGCTGCGTGCTGGCGGAACTGTTGCTAGGGCAACCCATTTTCCCCGGCGACAGCGGAGTGGATCAGCTGGTGGAAATCATCAAG GTGCTGGGCACTCCCACACGTGAGCAGATTCGGGAAATGAACCCAAATTACACCGAGTTCAAATTCCCGCAGATTAAGGCCCATCCATGGACTAAG GTATTCAGGCCACGCACGCCTCCTGAAGCCATCGCTTTATGCTCCAGGCTGTTGGAGTACACGCCCACTGCTCGCCTGACCCCGCTCGAGGCCTGCGCTCATTCCTTCTTCGATGAACTGCGGGATCCAAATGTCAAACTTCCAAACGGGCGTGAGAAACCGTCCTTGTTCAACTTTACAACTCAAG AGCTGTCCAGTAACCCATCCCTGGCCTCCATTTTAATTCCTGCTCATGCACGTAACCAAGCAGGAGCCTCTACTCCAACCAACGCCTCTGCCAATTCAG ATGCCAACAGTGGAGATCGTGGTCAGACCACAACCGCAGCCTCTGCCTCCGCCTCCAACAGCTCGACCTGA
- the gsk3ba gene encoding glycogen synthase kinase-3 beta isoform X1 codes for MSGRPRTTSFAESCKPVPQPSAFGSMKVSRDKDGGKVTTVVATPGQGPDRPQEVSYTDTKVIGNGSFGVVYQAKLCDSGEMVAIKKVLQDKRFKNRELQIMRKLDHCNIVRLRYFFYSSGDKKDEVYLNLVLDYVPETVYRVARHYSRAKQTLPMVYVKLYMYQLFRSLAYIHSFGICHRDIKPQNLLLDPETAVLKLCDFGSAKQLVRGEPNVSYICSRYYRAPELIFGATDYTSSIDVWSAGCVLAELLLGQPIFPGDSGVDQLVEIIKVLGTPTREQIREMNPNYTEFKFPQIKAHPWTKVSKQVFRPRTPPEAIALCSRLLEYTPTARLTPLEACAHSFFDELRDPNVKLPNGREKPSLFNFTTQELSSNPSLASILIPAHARNQAGASTPTNASANSDANSGDRGQTTTAASASASNSST; via the exons GAGATAAAGATGGCGGTAAGGTGACCACAGTAGTGGCAACCCCAGGACAAGGACCTGACCGACCACAGGAGGTCAGCTACACTGACACTAAGGTCATCGGTAATGGCTCTTTTGGTGTGGTGTATCAGGCAAAGCTTTGTGACTCAGGGGAAATGGTGGCCATTAAGAAAGTCCTTCAGGACAAGCGATTTAAG AACCGCGAGCTGCAGATCATGAGAAAATTAGACCACTGCAACATTGTGCGTCTGCGTTATTTCTTCTACTCCAGTGGAGATAAG AAAGATGAGGTCTATCTGAACCTGGTTTTGGACTACGTCCCTGAGACGGTGTACAGAGTGGCGAGACACTACAGCCGTGCTAAGCAGACCCTTCCTATGGTTTATGTGaag TTGTATATGTACCAGCTCTTCAGGAGCTTGGCCTACATTCATTCCTTCGGGATCTGCCATCGTGACATAAAACCCCAGAACCTTTTGCTGGATCCAGAGACGGCTGTGCTTAAACTTTGTGACTTTGGCAG TGCTAAGCAGTTAGTTCGTGGAGAACCCAATGTTTCTTACATCTGCTCACGGTACTACAGAGCCCCTGAGCTCATCTTTGGAGCGACTGACTACACCTCCAGCATAG ACGTTTGGTCAGCTGGCTGCGTGCTGGCGGAACTGTTGCTAGGGCAACCCATTTTCCCCGGCGACAGCGGAGTGGATCAGCTGGTGGAAATCATCAAG GTGCTGGGCACTCCCACACGTGAGCAGATTCGGGAAATGAACCCAAATTACACCGAGTTCAAATTCCCGCAGATTAAGGCCCATCCATGGACTAAGGTGAGTAAACAG GTATTCAGGCCACGCACGCCTCCTGAAGCCATCGCTTTATGCTCCAGGCTGTTGGAGTACACGCCCACTGCTCGCCTGACCCCGCTCGAGGCCTGCGCTCATTCCTTCTTCGATGAACTGCGGGATCCAAATGTCAAACTTCCAAACGGGCGTGAGAAACCGTCCTTGTTCAACTTTACAACTCAAG AGCTGTCCAGTAACCCATCCCTGGCCTCCATTTTAATTCCTGCTCATGCACGTAACCAAGCAGGAGCCTCTACTCCAACCAACGCCTCTGCCAATTCAG ATGCCAACAGTGGAGATCGTGGTCAGACCACAACCGCAGCCTCTGCCTCCGCCTCCAACAGCTCGACCTGA